The Styela clava chromosome 11, kaStyClav1.hap1.2, whole genome shotgun sequence genome includes the window ATTCtcattttttactatttttaggAACCACCTAAAGTGAATTTGTCAGTCAAACTTTAAGTTCTTTAATAAAGCCTGTTTTTACTGGTTTATAAACTGATACTTATCATGTccctaatttattttaatatcttttaTATGTTACTATGCTTAGCTTTAACCATGTAGCCAAGTGCTCACAATGCTCAATGTGTTTTTTTTAAGCCTGGAGCTAAAATCTAAACACAATTGCATATTTGTTAGTTAATCTTCCAATATTTCACTGTTAGTTCGCCGATGTCAGCTTTTGTATGAATTTCCTGTGCATTGTCACGCACCATTATATATTCTATATAAGAATAATTGTCTGCAGCAACAGCACATATCCTCAGCTTTCATAACATAGAATGACATATTAAAAAGTCTTTATCCCAATGCAATGTTTTTTAGAATTCTCACTGCCAAATCCATTAAATCCTCAAACTTATTGTTTATAAGGTAACAAAGTCTTGATAAAATCTCAAATTAGTTCTTGAGCAGAATGATTCTTCATATTTCAAGTTAATTAATTCAGTTTGCATTTTCGTTTCAAGGTATCGTCGGTGAAATAGGAGAGTCAGGGAAAGAAGAATATTTCATGTGGACGcataaaaaacttgaaataggTTATAACGGTGATCAAATTGTTGATATCAACTTAACAAGCGATCATAAAGTGAAACTGGCACcgaatattaaaattgaattcaCATATGAGGTGAGTGAGGTTTCTAATTGGTTGCGTTGATCACTTCATAAGTATTGTCAGTATCAGGTCTCTGTATTCGACTTTTCAAACCTCTCTGATTAGGAGTCATAGTTTTAAATATCCTGTTCTCGGATTTCATACTTGAAGTCAAAATTTACTTCGGAAACTCAAAAAGCACCAAGTTTACTTAGCGATATTAATGGTCTATTATGGGAGACTTGCATATGCCAATGTATTTGgtatgaaaatttgattttctttgaGTTTGTAGCTGAAGTTGGCGGGGTCCAATTTTCTCAACCTAGAATTGGAAGTCTGAGTCGATTTTGAATTTTCCTCGACTCTGTAGCCCTGGACTCTATGGTATGACATGACACAGTATTTTGTCCAGATATATACTGtttatttcttcaattttcaATGCAGATTACGATTCTATTAGCTGTGATTAATTCCTAGGTTGCATGGACACCTTCTGATGTGAATTTTGCAGACAGATATGAGAAATACCTGGATCCAAGTTTTTTCCAACATAGAGTAAGaatagaaaacaaatattttattattgtgtagATTTTTGGGTCAAAATTATAGAATTAGGTAACAAGTTTGGGAACGAATATTTGAGAAcgccaaaaaattcaaaataccaATTCAAAATATCTAGTACAGATCGATTTTCTCAGAAAGGCTGAagaattctaattttttttttcaatttttttttatatgccaTGTTAAAGCAATTATGTGCTACAAAATAGATAGGCTAGACATATGTGAATCTACTTCAGATTGATTAACTGTTTCCTTTTATTCAGATTCATTGGTTTTCCATTTTCAATTCTTTCATGATGGTTATATTCTTGGTTGGTCTTGTATCTATGATTTTAATGAGAACATTGAGAAAAGATTATGCAAGATACAGTAAAGAAGATGATCTTGATGATATGGTAAAAACAGTTGACCTTGTTATAATTAATGACCGATAACCATGTGCTAATACAGTGTTTCTTAATTAACCGAGTGGACAGTCCAcccaaagttgattgaaatttttatttgtgaaaagATTTGGAACTCTAGGATTTTCATAACTGAATTCGTTGTCTTCTTTGAGCTGAGTTTTTacagtaaaatatattaaagcTTTGATATAAAGGGGTATGCTCTTACATTGTTTTGATTGTCGTTTTTAATTAAAGTCCAAAAGAAACGTGAATAGTAGCCTATTATATTACCATGACCACCGAACATCGTTGATAAGAATATTATTGGATTTGCACACATTCCCGACACTGTGCGGGACATTTTGTTTGAACATACTTTACAAAGATTCCATCATGAATAAGGATGGTAGTGTGCAGTCGTTGCAAGAGACgtggaataaaaattttgttttttatctcCAGTTTCGATCATAACAAAGCACAAAGTGAAATTCCGGCATTTCTTGCAATCAACAGTGTCTAAAATAGCGTTTACATAGCATTTTGTATTTAAAActctcatttttattattacgttAACTTTACCACCATTGCCTTTTTGAGTCTGATCTTGATTAGATGAAgcattacagaaatacatttgtgttagtttgTAGTGAAGCAAGtttcttgaatcacttagactAGTTAGCTTCACTCGTGCTACAGTATCTTTGCAATATATGCACGAAGATCCACTGGCATATGTTTTTATTATGTAGGAAAGAGATTTGGGTGACGAATATGGTTGGAAACAAATTCATGGTGATGTATTTCGTCCTGCGTCTTATCCTATACTTCTATGTGGATTGATTGGTTCTGGCGTTCATGCTCTATCAAGTGCCTTCGCTGTGGTTGTTTTTATTATCGGCGGCGAATTGTATACTGAGTAAGTAAATATTGtcatgaatttataaaattggtATATGTTTACTCTAATATTGAGAAGTAAACGTTAAGTTGACTATCACAGTATTACCTGTacataaaaatttgataaaaaaaatgtttattttaaaataaaatcgtaattatttattttttgtgaaaaactgATTTTTTTGGTCCTTCTCTATCAACTAATATCTCATCTGAGGAATTTGCTTGTGCTTTTATATTAatccattttaaaattcattatttttatccaGGCGTGGAACAGTGGTCAGTACTGGGATCTTTGTCTATGCTGCCTTATCACCGATCAATGGATATGTTAGTGGAGCTTTGTATTCAAGAATGGGAGGTAAATTGTCTTACACTATAACGAATAAAATTGTGTATTCACTTGCagattgcttttttgttttttgtcgttttgttcgtttttatattttcagtattttcttcatgaatattgattttatttcgcagcaaaaattaattgaataatCTCCAGTCCTCTATTTAAAATCATTGGGTTTCTGCCGGACTACTTATCActtatttattacttatcgtttttaatcggtaagtatgttgataggtatttgtctgtctgtttgtctgtctgttagatgcatgcgatatctcacgaaagcgagattggatctgctgcagattttgcatgtgcattcatcatatctcgtaccagaagcctattgattttgggcgaattatgtcatataattagcgagttatcaattaattagtgatgggacacaaggtgtcactatggagtaagagcgctgttttgggggatcccttaactttcgatcgataagtcttcggtccatgaccgatattctcgttttctatTTGATCATCGCGAATTTTTGGATATTTTACTCGTGGTGTCAAgagtatttatttataatttagttATAAACCAGCTCTTAATCATTTCCTGCATTACCAGTCTTCTGCTATTTATTAACATtactttcaatttttcatttctatttcaAGGGCGAAAATGGATCAGGCAGATGACTTTCAGTGCTTTACTGCTTCCTGCATTAGTCTGTGGCACTGCtttctttattaattttattgcaatGTATTATCACGCATCAAGAGCTATTCCATTTGGTACAATGGTGAGTGAAGATATTGTGCTTTGAGATGCCCAGAATGAACCAAATTTAGATGAAATTTAAGTTTTATTCAATGCAGAAAATTTTATGGATTTATGTATGTTTTAGTTTATCTTGAATTGAAAATGGCACTCAGTAGGCGACtgaaaatatgatttaaataCTGTGAAAAGTCATTGAAAGTCAACTTCTATACATTTCTGTTCTTTCAGTGTCTATGGCATTTTATATACGCtgactattctattttcatctaTACGTGTAATTAAAATCAGGGATGACTAAAactgaataatttactattcccAATACATTCCGGagtaatattttcgaatatggaaTATATATTCTGACATTGGTCATGTTCCACAGAAAACTTTCGTCAGACCAAAttcatgaaaattcaatttagTAATGCAATATCGAAgagataaatattgttttgataaattttttctaGGTATGTTACTgtgtcaaaaattgaaatttttttttgtctgtcCCATGTCCATGAGATATCAAATTCCTAAATATTCTGAATTCttcctaaaatcaagaattaACGACAGTATATCAAATATAACTTTCAGAAATCTGTAATGAACAGTATTTATACTTTTACAGCTACCAGtatccattttattttttaccaatATCGATGAAAAACTCTTGATTTCAGATGGCAATGGCTTGtatcataatatttgttataatgCCACTAAGTCTGGTTGGTACAATCCTTGGAAGGAATATATCTGGAGCCCCAAATCATCCATGCAGGATCAACGCAGTTCCAAGACCCATCCCAGAGAAAAAATGGTTCATGGAACCCCCTGTCATAGCTGCTTTAGGTGGAATTTTGCCTTTTggatcaatttttattgaaatgtaAGTAGCAACAATGTTTAAATTGTTATGTCTTGTTTAAATTGTTATGTcttgattaaattaaatttgtgtCGCCTCCATGTATTTGAGTATTGCTATCTTGTTAATTTCATCGTGACTTCacattctctttttttttaccaatctcttgaatatttttattttaggtatTTTATATTCACATCATTCTGGGCATACAAAATCTACTATGTGTATGGATTCACACTTCTTGTTCTCGCCATTCTTGCTATTGTCACTGTATGTGTGACAATCGTATGCACTTATTTCCTACTCAACGCAGAAGACTATAGATGGTAAGAAcctaaatttgaaagattttaatGTCAACTCTTTTTTAACTGAATCAGATGCTTTCAGATTCTAGCTTTTTTTTTAGTGTCTGGGCTACTTAAAAAAAATGACAGTTTTTGACAAGCAGGAGTCATTGAAGCATGATTGATCGGAATAATCTCATTTTCTAATAGGCTTGTACCTACAATGCTATTTATCACTTAATTGTTCAAGGATTAGGTTTAGgtccttttattttttttatgtttattaccctggatagatattttatttgtattgatAGTGATAGCAGATTGCCTTTTATCTGCTCCATTCATTACCTTATTTTTCAAGCCATTTTATTTTCCACACTCAtgtttatataaattaaataggCCTATAGATTACGAAAGCAAAACCCcgaaatttattctgatttatttatttttttacaatcatgcAGGCAATGGACAAGTTTCAGTGCAGCAAGTTCGACAGCAGTATATGTCTATGTTTATTCTTTCTACTACTTTTTCTTTAAAACAAAGTAAGTAAATTTCTCATTATACTGACTGTCAGgatcattttcatttatattagcAAAGAATTACCTTTTATTTAATCCAAGTTTTACTACTATTCCATGTGCACAAGCTGATAAacaggaattttcaaatttaaatgtaaattcaaatgtattttataCATATTCAGTTGGTAAATTTTAGTTCAAGTTATTTAGGTACCGTAATGTTCATTTTCCACCAAGGCTAATACAATGGTATTTACGCTATGTACATGTCACATGTAATCGACAttgtagaaaaatattatttgcttgATTATATGTTTGAAATGATGAATAATTTAGTTTGTTCCTCATTCTAATTATTTGGTGGCAACTAAAATTTTCTGCGTCCTCCAAATTAATCATCTATTCCCTTTTATCACAACGTTTTCAATTCTAGAATGTATGGTTTGTTTCAAACTGTCTACTACTTCGGATATATGGCTGTGTTTAGTATTGCTATGGGAATGATGTGCGGTGAGTAAtacttaatgttttttttttgaagtcgtgaactgataaattttattggttatAAAAGATTTGTCTTCTGCAGGCCTTTTTGATGTTAGGATGCTTTTGCTTCAAACTTTCATTTTGAAGTTCCATTTATCTTCTAATTCCCAATATCTTGAAAATGAGACTATTTGTTTTTAGTGGGTACAATGGCCTAtcacaggggttctcaaccttttttcttctGAGGTCTAACTTTTTAGTGCAAAGGAAAACCTGGAAGAAAAATTCTTCCGCAAAAATAGACACTCTCACTTAAATAATTAGAATGCCACCCATGTAACAAAAAACAGTATCGTCATTCATTATACTACCACCCATTTaactaaatttatcaataactctagcaattttAAATAGGTTTGTAATAGGCCCATCAGAAAACGTTTCTGTGTTTGAGAACCGGTGGCCTGGTGCTATGGTTCCCATTTTTTTTACAGGCCTAGCGCAATggttcccaattttttttttttacatatgcCTTCCTTGGCCTATTCTTAATCTCTCATTCTTCCACCACTACGCATGGAAAATTTGTCTGCATttgttattcaattttcaattaaacaTTAGCTTGCGTTATTTGTAACTTGTACTCGTGCTTCTGTACATTTTGAATAGCTTATGTGTATATTACTAAATAAGTGAAAAAATATCAGTAATACCTAATAAGCATATATAGTTAAGTTGCTTGGTCGTACCCTATATTTTGTTAATGTTGTTGTTTTCAACAGGATCCCTCGGTTATCTTGGTACAAGCTTGTTCGTACGAAAGATATACATGTACGTCAAAATTGATTAGCGGAGATTGATTACTACAAACAACTTGGACCTGAAATATAGCAGCGTTTGCCCGTTTTTCAAATGGACTCTTTCTTGGTGGCACTGACACACATTCGAGTAATAAGAATTGACATAATAACTTGGTTTTGCTTTGAAAGCGGAACCCAGACATGCAAGTGGGTGatcaattttcaatttcgaGTTTTGTTTGAAGCTTCAAGAAAACATTTGTGGAATGAAGCACGTGAAACTCTGGTGCTTTTCATTTTGTACTATGAAGACAACAAAacattgtatattaatatacaaatcatcgcaatttttatttataattatataggtatatattaaaaattttgttttaatgcatGGGATTTTTAGTtacaaatatttagaaaattttcaGGAAATTTATCGAACAACGGACGCcatgtttaaaattttaaaccttaaaattatttttagtttgtCTTTCATACaattttggaatttattttttagagAAGAGTAAAAAAgctattaaaataaattactaatTTATTTGCCAAATTAGCAATAAAGTtaagatttgaaaaagaaaattaacTGGATTGCTTTGTTCATTGTCTAAGCTTGGGTTGATTAAATCAGATAGTATATTTAGTTTTTACATACATCGTAAACAGGATATAGACCAAGCTTCTAGTATTCATGTTGTGTGGCTCCTGtttgtaaaaaatatgaaatatttgagTGTCACACACGTATGCTATTATTTATTTGGGTGCCACACACACACCATACTTATGGTATCATTTTTAGCAATACTGATATTCGATTCCATTTAATCCCAGGGTAACAATCAGTTGCAACTATAACTAGCTAGATTTATTgcatattttgcaattttggcTGAAATAATCTTATAATTAGTGAT containing:
- the LOC120347168 gene encoding transmembrane 9 superfamily member 3-like; translated protein: MGSNIIKTVVTWYLMISIVRCDEDSHKYDDGEDVLLWMNTVGPYHNRQETYEYFRLPFCKGSKESKIDRHHENLGDALQGVELKYSGLDIKFKENVQMVKYCTVDLDKKKYETFVYAVKNHYWYQMYMDDLPIWGIVGEIGESGKEEYFMWTHKKLEIGYNGDQIVDINLTSDHKVKLAPNIKIEFTYEVAWTPSDVNFADRYEKYLDPSFFQHRIHWFSIFNSFMMVIFLVGLVSMILMRTLRKDYARYSKEDDLDDMERDLGDEYGWKQIHGDVFRPASYPILLCGLIGSGVHALSSAFAVVVFIIGGELYTERGTVVSTGIFVYAALSPINGYVSGALYSRMGGRKWIRQMTFSALLLPALVCGTAFFINFIAMYYHASRAIPFGTMMAMACIIIFVIMPLSLVGTILGRNISGAPNHPCRINAVPRPIPEKKWFMEPPVIAALGGILPFGSIFIEMYFIFTSFWAYKIYYVYGFTLLVLAILAIVTVCVTIVCTYFLLNAEDYRWQWTSFSAASSTAVYVYVYSFYYFFFKTKMYGLFQTVYYFGYMAVFSIAMGMMCGSLGYLGTSLFVRKIYMYVKID